One window from the genome of Enterobacteriaceae bacterium Kacie_13 encodes:
- a CDS encoding GMP reductase, whose protein sequence is MRIEEDLKLGFKDVLIRPKRSTLKSRSEVELERTFTFKHSAISWSGTPIIAANMDTVGTFRMATVLASFGMLTAVHKHYTVEQWQAFIASTDESVLRNVMVSTGTSEADFVKTLQILAMSPLLKFVCLDVANGYSEHFVDFLQRVREACPDKVICAGNVVTGEMVEELILSGADIVKVGIGPGSVCTTRVKTGVGYPQLSAVIECADAAHGLGGQIVSDGGCAVPGDVAKAFGGGADFVMLGGMLAAHEECEGTVVEEKGEKFMLFYGMSSESAMKRHVGGVAEYRAAEGKTVKLPLRGPVENTVRDILGGLRSACTYVGADRLKELTKRTTFIRVAEQENRLFGGK, encoded by the coding sequence ATGCGCATTGAAGAAGATTTGAAGTTAGGTTTTAAAGACGTACTTATCCGCCCTAAACGTTCCACCCTCAAAAGCCGTTCCGAAGTAGAACTGGAGCGCACCTTCACATTCAAACACTCCGCGATCAGCTGGTCTGGTACGCCAATTATTGCCGCCAATATGGATACCGTGGGGACATTCCGCATGGCGACCGTGCTGGCATCATTCGGAATGCTCACAGCGGTTCATAAACATTATACCGTTGAACAATGGCAAGCTTTCATCGCTTCTACGGATGAATCCGTACTGCGTAATGTGATGGTTTCCACCGGGACATCTGAAGCAGATTTCGTCAAAACGTTGCAAATACTCGCAATGTCTCCACTGCTGAAATTTGTGTGTCTCGATGTTGCCAATGGCTATTCCGAACACTTTGTCGATTTCCTGCAACGCGTACGCGAAGCCTGCCCGGATAAAGTCATCTGTGCCGGTAACGTGGTCACCGGCGAAATGGTCGAGGAGCTGATCCTTTCCGGTGCAGATATTGTCAAAGTCGGTATTGGACCGGGTTCTGTCTGCACGACACGCGTAAAAACTGGTGTCGGTTATCCGCAGCTTTCCGCAGTGATCGAATGTGCTGATGCCGCACATGGTCTGGGCGGACAGATTGTCAGCGACGGCGGTTGTGCCGTGCCAGGCGATGTGGCCAAGGCTTTCGGTGGCGGCGCGGACTTCGTCATGCTTGGTGGAATGCTGGCTGCACATGAAGAGTGTGAAGGTACTGTAGTCGAAGAGAAGGGGGAAAAGTTCATGCTGTTTTACGGCATGAGTTCCGAATCTGCGATGAAACGTCACGTGGGCGGTGTGGCTGAATATCGTGCAGCGGAAGGCAAAACCGTGAAATTGCCTTTGCGAGGCCCTGTTGAAAATACTGTTCGAGATATCCTTGGCGGTCTGCGTTCTGCCTGCACCTATGTGGGTGCCGATCGTCTTAAAGAGCTGACCAAGCGCACCACCTTTATCCGTGTTGCAGAGCAGGAAAACCGTCTGTTCGGTGGTAAATAA
- the hofC gene encoding protein transport protein HofC encodes MSEMPALSQTWRLYHWQAIDIQGNIQQGNSIEASKDGIYQQLFAASLQPLKIQMKQRLNRGYWKNPERVAMVRQLATLLQAGLPLVNSLMLLANEHPKMAWQCVLQNIAKGVREGKPLSAMLNAYPDVFPDIYRQIIAIGELTGQMDRCCLQLATQQEQQAKLREKVKKALRYPLIVSVIATVVTLLMLTLVLPEFAKIYASFDAELPWFTRMLVSASDVLISTGPWLTGITSVCSFVYIRKLHPQKRWKQGEQMLLLRLPLISRLVTDSCLSQIFQTLAMTQQAGMTLVSGLEAAASSLSNVHFQSALSQIREQIMQGTPLHKAFVQSPLFPSLCQQLIKIGEESGSLDELLLKLAHLHNEKANSLADTLSQTIEPVLMAVMGVIVGGLVIAMYLPIFQLGSVMG; translated from the coding sequence ATGAGTGAAATGCCTGCTCTTTCCCAAACATGGCGCCTGTATCACTGGCAGGCCATCGACATTCAGGGAAACATTCAGCAAGGCAACAGTATCGAGGCCAGTAAAGACGGCATCTATCAGCAGCTCTTTGCTGCCAGTCTGCAACCGCTGAAGATTCAGATGAAACAACGTCTGAACCGGGGCTACTGGAAAAATCCAGAACGCGTTGCGATGGTCAGACAACTTGCCACGCTGCTACAGGCTGGACTGCCGCTGGTCAATAGCCTGATGTTGCTGGCAAATGAGCATCCGAAAATGGCGTGGCAATGTGTTTTGCAAAATATCGCGAAGGGAGTTCGCGAAGGGAAGCCTTTATCCGCCATGCTGAATGCGTATCCCGATGTTTTCCCGGATATCTACCGGCAGATTATTGCCATCGGTGAGCTCACCGGCCAGATGGATCGCTGCTGTTTACAGCTGGCCACTCAGCAGGAACAGCAGGCCAAACTGAGAGAAAAAGTGAAAAAAGCCCTGCGCTATCCGCTGATCGTCAGCGTAATTGCCACGGTGGTGACCTTACTGATGCTGACCCTGGTTCTGCCGGAGTTTGCCAAAATCTACGCCTCCTTTGATGCCGAGCTACCGTGGTTCACAAGGATGCTGGTCAGTGCATCGGATGTCTTGATCAGTACGGGGCCCTGGCTGACGGGGATTACATCCGTTTGCAGCTTTGTCTATATACGCAAATTACATCCGCAAAAGCGCTGGAAGCAGGGGGAGCAAATGCTGCTGCTAAGGTTGCCGTTAATCTCACGGCTGGTTACCGACAGTTGCCTCAGCCAGATATTTCAAACGCTGGCGATGACTCAACAGGCTGGAATGACGCTGGTATCTGGGCTGGAGGCGGCGGCCTCCTCCCTGTCTAATGTGCATTTTCAGAGCGCACTCAGCCAGATCCGTGAGCAAATAATGCAAGGTACGCCTTTGCATAAGGCCTTTGTGCAGTCGCCGTTGTTTCCTTCGCTGTGTCAACAACTGATAAAAATCGGGGAGGAATCAGGGTCACTGGATGAGTTGCTGCTGAAACTGGCGCATCTGCATAATGAGAAGGCAAATTCGCTGGCGGACACGTTGTCTCAAACGATTGAACCGGTTCTGATGGCTGTAATGGGCGTGATTGTTGGCGGGTTGGTGATCGCCATGTACTTGCCTATCTTCCAGTTGGGGTCGGTGATGGGATGA